A DNA window from Choloepus didactylus isolate mChoDid1 chromosome 9, mChoDid1.pri, whole genome shotgun sequence contains the following coding sequences:
- the LOC119544222 gene encoding thiamine transporter 2-like isoform X1 has protein sequence MDCIRNLQSHSWIYPTVILCLYGFFSLMRPSEPFLIPYLSGPDKNLTSAEITNEIFPVWTYSYLVLLFPVFILTDYIRYKPVIILQGISYIVTWLLLLFGQGVKAMQAVEFFYGLVTATEVAYYAYIYSVVSPEHYQRVSSYCRSVTLVAFTAASVLAQLLVSLADMSYFNLNIISLASVTVAFLCSLFIPMPKKSMFFHAKPSKEAQTSPSTEAVVGGSQEAGAPGCTEKKPTSEILTVSGSLDAGQLSSPHPSNVIVRVFVQWFQDLRECYSSKRLFYWSLWWAFSTAGFNQVLNYVQVLWEYKAPSQNSSVYNGAVEAIATFGGAVAAFAVGYVKVNWDLLGELVLAIFSVVNAGALLLMHYTDSIWACYAGYLVFKSGYMLLITIAVFQIAVNLSVERYALVFGINTFLALVIQTILTVIVVDQRGLNLPISIQFLIYGSYFAVIAGIFLMRSISIISSAKCLRSSALSQNPVEPHPEEQGCEHLNQALGGSQATLSADAVVPKGTE, from the exons ATGGATTGCATCCGGAATTTACAGAGCCATTCCTGGATTTATCCCACTgtgatcctctgtctatatgGATTTTTCTCCCTGATGAGACCCTCAGAACCATTCCTAATCCCATATTTATCTGGACCAGATAAAAACCTGACGAGTGCAGAG ATCACAAACGAGATCTTCCCTGTTTGGACGTACTCTTACCTGGTGCTGCTCTTCCCTGTTTTTATCCTCACTGACTACATCCGCTACAAGCCAGTTATCATCTTACAGGGCATCAGTTACATCGTGACCTGGCTGCTGCTCTTGTTTGGCCAAGGCGTGAAGGCCATGCAGGCTGTCGAGTTCTTCTATGGGCTGGTCACTGCCACCGAGGTGGCCTACTATGCCTACATATACAGCGTGGTCAGCCCGGAACACTACCAGAGAGTGAGCAGCTACTGTCGGAGTGTGACACTGGTGGCCTTCACGGCTGCCTCCGTGCTGGCTCAGCTCCTGGTATCCCTGGCCGACATGTCGTACTTTAACCTCAACATCATATCCTTGGCCTCTGTCACCGTGGCCTTCCTTTGCTCACTTTTTATACCCATGCCtaaaaaaagcatgttctttcatgcaaaaCCCAGCAAAGAAGCGCAGACCTCCCCAAGCACAGAGGCAGTGGTCGGTGGATCTCAGGAggctggtgcaccaggctgcacAGAGAAGAAACCCACGTCGGAAATACTCACCGTTTCAGGGAGTCTGGATGCTGGACAGTTGAGCAGCCCTCATCCAAGCAATGTGATTGTGAGAGTGTTTGTGCAGTGGTTCCAAGACCTGAGGGAGTGCTACTCCTCAAAGCGCCTTTTTTACTGGTCCCTGTGGTGGGCTTTTTCCACAGCCGGTTTTAACCAGGTTTTGAACTATGTTCAAGTCCTGTGGGAATACAAGGCACCATCCCAGAATTCTTCTGTCTACAATGGAGCAGTGGAAGCCATTGCAACATTTGGAG GGGCCGTGGCAGCCTTTGCAGTGGGTTATGTGAAAGTCAACTGGGATCTCCTGGGAGAGTTGGTTCTGGCCATCTTCTCTGTGGTCAATGCGGGAGCCTTACTGCTCATGCATTACACGGACAGCATCTGGGCCTGCTATGCCGGCTACTTGGTCTTCAAGTCAGGCTACATGCTCCTCATCACCATCGCAGT GTTTCAGATCGCAGTTAACCTGAGTGTGGAACGCTACGCCCTGGTGTTTGGAATCAACACCTTCTTGGCCCTGGTGATCCAGACCATCCTAACTGTGATTGTGGTGGACCAGAGAGGGCTCAACCTGCCAATCAGCATTCAG TTTTTAATTTACGGGAGCTATTTTGCAGTCATTGCTGGAATTTTCCTGATGCGAAGCATAAGCATCATCTCCTCAGCCAAGTGTCTAAGGAGCTCTGCTCTGAGTCAGAATCCAGTGGAGCCACACCCAGAGGAACAAGGATGTGAGCATCTCAACCAGGCTCTAGGCGGGTCCCAGGCAACCCTGAGTGCAGATGCTGTGGTTCCCAAGGGCACTGAATGA
- the LOC119544222 gene encoding thiamine transporter 2-like isoform X2 — protein sequence MDCIRNLQSHSWIYPTVILCLYGFFSLMRPSEPFLIPYLSGPDKNLTSAEITNEIFPVWTYSYLVLLFPVFILTDYIRYKPVIILQGISYIVTWLLLLFGQGVKAMQAVEFFYGLVTATEVAYYAYIYSVVSPEHYQRVSSYCRSVTLVAFTAASVLAQLLVSLADMSYFNLNIISLASVTVAFLCSLFIPMPKKSMFFHAKPSKEAQTSPSTEAVVGGSQEAGAPGCTEKKPTSEILTVSGSLDAGQLSSPHPSNVIVRVFVQWFQDLRECYSSKRLFYWSLWWAFSTAGFNQVLNYVQVLWEYKAPSQNSSVYNGAVEAIATFGGAVAAFAVGYVKVNWDLLGELVLAIFSVVNAGALLLMHYTDSIWACYAGYLVFKSGYMLLITIAVFQIAVNLSVERYALVFGINTFLALVIQTILTVIVVDQRGLNLPISIQFLIYGSYFAVIAGIFLMRSISIISSAKCLRSSALSQNPVEPHPEEQGCRDMQEVWKQTM from the exons ATGGATTGCATCCGGAATTTACAGAGCCATTCCTGGATTTATCCCACTgtgatcctctgtctatatgGATTTTTCTCCCTGATGAGACCCTCAGAACCATTCCTAATCCCATATTTATCTGGACCAGATAAAAACCTGACGAGTGCAGAG ATCACAAACGAGATCTTCCCTGTTTGGACGTACTCTTACCTGGTGCTGCTCTTCCCTGTTTTTATCCTCACTGACTACATCCGCTACAAGCCAGTTATCATCTTACAGGGCATCAGTTACATCGTGACCTGGCTGCTGCTCTTGTTTGGCCAAGGCGTGAAGGCCATGCAGGCTGTCGAGTTCTTCTATGGGCTGGTCACTGCCACCGAGGTGGCCTACTATGCCTACATATACAGCGTGGTCAGCCCGGAACACTACCAGAGAGTGAGCAGCTACTGTCGGAGTGTGACACTGGTGGCCTTCACGGCTGCCTCCGTGCTGGCTCAGCTCCTGGTATCCCTGGCCGACATGTCGTACTTTAACCTCAACATCATATCCTTGGCCTCTGTCACCGTGGCCTTCCTTTGCTCACTTTTTATACCCATGCCtaaaaaaagcatgttctttcatgcaaaaCCCAGCAAAGAAGCGCAGACCTCCCCAAGCACAGAGGCAGTGGTCGGTGGATCTCAGGAggctggtgcaccaggctgcacAGAGAAGAAACCCACGTCGGAAATACTCACCGTTTCAGGGAGTCTGGATGCTGGACAGTTGAGCAGCCCTCATCCAAGCAATGTGATTGTGAGAGTGTTTGTGCAGTGGTTCCAAGACCTGAGGGAGTGCTACTCCTCAAAGCGCCTTTTTTACTGGTCCCTGTGGTGGGCTTTTTCCACAGCCGGTTTTAACCAGGTTTTGAACTATGTTCAAGTCCTGTGGGAATACAAGGCACCATCCCAGAATTCTTCTGTCTACAATGGAGCAGTGGAAGCCATTGCAACATTTGGAG GGGCCGTGGCAGCCTTTGCAGTGGGTTATGTGAAAGTCAACTGGGATCTCCTGGGAGAGTTGGTTCTGGCCATCTTCTCTGTGGTCAATGCGGGAGCCTTACTGCTCATGCATTACACGGACAGCATCTGGGCCTGCTATGCCGGCTACTTGGTCTTCAAGTCAGGCTACATGCTCCTCATCACCATCGCAGT GTTTCAGATCGCAGTTAACCTGAGTGTGGAACGCTACGCCCTGGTGTTTGGAATCAACACCTTCTTGGCCCTGGTGATCCAGACCATCCTAACTGTGATTGTGGTGGACCAGAGAGGGCTCAACCTGCCAATCAGCATTCAG TTTTTAATTTACGGGAGCTATTTTGCAGTCATTGCTGGAATTTTCCTGATGCGAAGCATAAGCATCATCTCCTCAGCCAAGTGTCTAAGGAGCTCTGCTCTGAGTCAGAATCCAGTGGAGCCACACCCAGAGGAACAAGGAT GCAGGGACATGCAAGAGGTGTGGAAACAAACCATGTGA